The DNA sequence ATTCCATCGCCGCCGCAAATTTCGCCATATCATCCTCGGCGCAATAGGCAAGCGGGCGCATGACCATCAGGTCGCCCTCGTCATTCATCAGCTTCGCCGGCATGCCGGCAAGACGACCGCCATGGAAGAAGTTCATGAAAAAGGTTTCGAGAATATCCTCGCGGTGATGACCGAGCAGCAGTGCGTCGCAGCCTTCCTCCCGCGCGATGCGGTAGAGATTGCCGCGCCTGAGCCGCGAACAGAGCGAACAGTAGGTGCCGCCGGAAGGCACCTTTTCCTTCACCACCGAATAGGTATCGCGATATTCGATGCGATGGGCGACACCGATCTTCGCCAGATACTCCGGCAGCACATGCTTCGGAAAATTCGGCTGACCCTGATCGAGATTGCAGGCCACCAGTTCCACCGGTAAAAGCCCGCGCCATTTGAGATCAAGCAGCAGCGCGAGCAGCCCATAGCTGTCCTTGCCGCCGGAAAGGCCGACCAGCCAGCGCTTCTGACCGTTCAGCATGCCGAAATCTTCAAACGCCTGGCGCACATTGCGCAGCAGCCGCTTGCGCAGCTTGTTGAACGAGACAGACCGCGGCGCATTGTCGAACAGCGGATGCGAGCTGCCGTTTTCCTCGGACGCGTCCTGATCCGCCCCAATCTGGTCGGCGCCAACCTGATCTACAAAGTCATCGATCTTGGTGAGAATGTTCATCATCAGCTCGCTCCGGCACGACTGCCGTTCTTAGTGCAGGCAATGCCCCCATCTGCCGGCAATATCAAGCCCCGAATACCGACCAGCCGGTTTTCGTCGCCAGCAATTCCAGCGCCTGTGACCCGAGCGCCGAATTGCCGACCTTGTTGAGACCCGGCGACCAGACCGCAATCGAGGCATTGCCCGGCGCCACCGCCATGATACCGCCGCCGACGCCGCTCTTGCCCGGCAGGCCGACATGATAGGCGAAATCGCCCGATCCGTCATAGTGGCCACAGGTCAGCATCAGCGCATTGATGCGCCGTGCGCGGCGGTCGGAGACCACGGTGTGACCCGTCAGCGGGTTGCGGCCGCGATTGGCAAGGAACAGCCCGGCGCGCGAAAGCTGCGCACAGGTCATCGACAGCGCGCACTGATGGAAATAAACGCCGAGCGTATGTTCCACCGGGTGGTGCAGATTGCCGAAGGAGCGCATGAAATTGGCGAGTGCGAAATTGCGGAAACCCGTCGCCTGCTCGGATTTCGCCACCGTGTCGTCGATGCTGATCGTATCATCATCCGCGAGATAGCGCACGAAGCGCAGAAGCTCACCGATTGCCTCACGCGGCTGGTGGCCGGAAAGAACGATATCGGTCACCACGATCGCGCCGGCATTCACGAAGGGATTGCGCGGAATACCGTGCTCATGTTCCAGCTGGACGATGGAGTTGAAGGAAGAGCCTGAAGGTTCGCGCCCCACCCGGTTCCACACCGTCTCACCGGCCTTGCCGAGCGCCAGCGTCAGC is a window from the Agrobacterium tumefaciens genome containing:
- the ttcA gene encoding tRNA 2-thiocytidine(32) synthetase TtcA, with the protein product MMNILTKIDDFVDQVGADQIGADQDASEENGSSHPLFDNAPRSVSFNKLRKRLLRNVRQAFEDFGMLNGQKRWLVGLSGGKDSYGLLALLLDLKWRGLLPVELVACNLDQGQPNFPKHVLPEYLAKIGVAHRIEYRDTYSVVKEKVPSGGTYCSLCSRLRRGNLYRIAREEGCDALLLGHHREDILETFFMNFFHGGRLAGMPAKLMNDEGDLMVMRPLAYCAEDDMAKFAAAMEFPIIPCDLCGSQDGLQRNAMKEMLADIERRMPGRKDVMLRALAHVNPSHLLDPKLFDFSALAVTGASPEERREASPP
- a CDS encoding glutaminase, with protein sequence MQDIQAIVDSIYDSMLPRLGEGKVADYIPELAKVDPNQFGIAITTVDGTTYTAGNALTPFSIQSISKVFMLTLALGKAGETVWNRVGREPSGSSFNSIVQLEHEHGIPRNPFVNAGAIVVTDIVLSGHQPREAIGELLRFVRYLADDDTISIDDTVAKSEQATGFRNFALANFMRSFGNLHHPVEHTLGVYFHQCALSMTCAQLSRAGLFLANRGRNPLTGHTVVSDRRARRINALMLTCGHYDGSGDFAYHVGLPGKSGVGGGIMAVAPGNASIAVWSPGLNKVGNSALGSQALELLATKTGWSVFGA